Proteins from a genomic interval of Fundulus heteroclitus isolate FHET01 chromosome 21, MU-UCD_Fhet_4.1, whole genome shotgun sequence:
- the LOC118556935 gene encoding E3 ubiquitin-protein ligase RNF182-like has protein sequence MKDSVAETSGAEEGASHTLGQEHDLKMSSPQATSENKDCPPPEELECKICYQRYNANNRKPKILGCLHRVCSRCLIKILDITDGAGCIPCPFCRHQTEITEYQVSALPDDVNIMSHLATQDKSFSLDQKREVVLTPKSLSSTSPSHDSSNCLVITIMEVQRDSQHSPSHNGSSDVYADQSLDSVSIGSNGPTDHDALSKLCNHVPRILVWLLGFLYFGSLPLGIYLLVIQRVTLGIVCVSLVPSSLTVCLVYGFCQCLCQGMCDCFARG, from the coding sequence AACATGACTTGAAGATGAGCAGTCCTCAGGCTACGTCCGAAAACAAGGATTGTCCTCCTCCAGAGGAATTAGAGTGTAAAATCTGTTACCAGCGCTACAATGCAAACAACCGGAAGCCTAAGATCCTGGGCTGTCTGCATCGGGTGTGCTCCCGCTGCCTCATTAAGATTCTGGACATCACTGACGGAGCAGGCTGCATCCCCTGCCCCTTCTGCCGACACCAAACTGAAATCACCGAGTACCAGGTCTCTGCCCTGCCTGATGACGTTAACATCATGTCCCACCTGGCAACACAGGACAAGTCCTTCAGCTTGGACCAGAAGAGGGAGGTGGTCCTGACGCCAAAGAGTTTGTCCTCCACCAGCCCGTCTCATGACTCCTCAAACTGCCTGGTCATCACCATAATGGAGGTTCAGAGGGACTCACAGCACTCGCCGAGCCACAACGGCAGCTCCGATGTCTACGCTGACCAGAGCCTGGACTCCGTCTCAATAGGCTCCAATGGACCCACAGATCATGATGCACTGTCTAAGCTCTGTAACCATGTCCCACGCATCTTGGTGTGGCTACTTGGTTTCTTATACTTCGGTTCGCTCCCGTTAGGAATCTATTTGTTAGTGATCCAGAGAGTGACTCTAGGAATCGTATGTGTTAGCTTAGTGCCATCGAGTCTGACAGTTTGCCTAGTGTATGGGTTCTGTCAGTGCCTGTGTCAGGGCATGTGTGACTGCTTTGCCCGGGGCTGA